One window from the genome of Streptomyces sp. NBC_01476 encodes:
- a CDS encoding alpha-mannosidase, giving the protein MHDDRHLIESRLTRVLNERIRPAVYPDRVPLTAGIWNAPDEPVPVADGIAAPRTAIEPGTPWGPPWGTSWLTVTGTVPAAWAGRTVEALLDLGFDRDTPGFQCEGLVHRADGSPVKGVNPRNQWVRIGDPVAGGEEVLLHIEAAANPILLDDPPFVPTLLGDKETAGRAPQYVLGRLDLAVFDRTVWELVQDLEVLGELMPELPADSARRWDILRAVERALDAVDLQDVNGTAGAARQQLTGVLASPAHASAHRISAVGHAHIDSAWLWPLRETVRKVARTTANMTALLADEPDFVYTMSQAQQYAWIKEHRPEVYARVKEAVAEGRFVPTGGMWVESDTNMPGSEAMARQFVHGKRFFLDEFGIDNDEVWLPDTFGFAAGLPQIIRAAGSSSLLTQKISWSRTNSFPHHTFSWEGIDGSRVFTHFPPVDTYNATLHGREVAHAARNFREKGTAGRSLAPTGLGDGGGGTTREMVAKAARLRDLEGSARVTWESPAGFFAKARAEYPEPPVWVGELYLELHRGTLTSQAGTKQGNRRSEHLLREAELWSATAAVRAGLPYPYERLDRIWKTVLLHQFHDILPGSSIAWVHREARRTYAAVAEELLALIEAAQRALAAAASGEESGTLVFNAAPHARSGVPAGGAGPAAGGDAEGTVTAAPRPGGGHILDNGLLRVEIDAHGLVVSVRDLAADRETLAPGRPANLLQLHPDFPAMWDAWDVDAYYRNTVTDLTAADSVELTGEGPRTASVRVERSFGRSHAVQVLTLAAGRRGLDIETEVDWHETEKFLKVAFPLDVHADRYAAETQFGHVYRPTHTNTSWDAARFEACNHRFLHLAEPGWGVALVTDSTYGHDVSRPARDSDHGGTTTVRLSLLRAPRYPDPETDQGVHRFGYALLPGATIADAVREGYRIHLPARRTEGTGTVVPLVEVDRPGVVISAVKLADDGSGDVVVRLYEAEGARARATLTANFALATATVCDLLERPLPEVRPPAVHGTAVALALRPFEMITLRLPRGDSDPVTP; this is encoded by the coding sequence ATGCACGACGACCGTCACCTCATCGAGTCCCGGCTCACCCGCGTCCTGAACGAGCGGATCAGGCCCGCGGTGTACCCGGACCGGGTGCCGCTGACCGCCGGGATCTGGAACGCGCCGGACGAGCCGGTCCCGGTCGCGGACGGCATCGCCGCGCCCCGCACGGCGATCGAGCCGGGCACACCGTGGGGACCGCCCTGGGGGACCAGCTGGCTGACCGTCACCGGCACCGTGCCCGCCGCCTGGGCGGGCCGGACCGTGGAGGCGCTGCTCGACCTCGGGTTCGACCGGGACACCCCCGGTTTCCAGTGCGAAGGTCTCGTCCACCGGGCGGACGGCAGCCCGGTCAAGGGAGTCAACCCGCGCAACCAGTGGGTGCGGATCGGCGACCCGGTCGCCGGCGGCGAGGAGGTGCTGCTGCACATCGAGGCCGCAGCCAACCCGATCCTGCTGGACGACCCGCCGTTCGTCCCGACCCTGCTGGGCGACAAGGAGACGGCAGGCCGCGCGCCCCAGTACGTCCTGGGCCGGCTGGACCTGGCGGTCTTCGACCGTACGGTCTGGGAGCTGGTGCAGGACCTCGAAGTGCTCGGCGAGCTGATGCCGGAACTGCCCGCGGACTCTGCCCGCCGCTGGGACATCCTGCGGGCCGTCGAACGCGCCCTGGACGCCGTCGACCTGCAGGACGTGAACGGCACGGCCGGCGCCGCCCGGCAGCAGCTGACCGGCGTCCTGGCTTCCCCGGCCCACGCCTCCGCTCACCGGATCAGCGCGGTGGGCCACGCGCACATCGACTCGGCGTGGCTGTGGCCGCTGCGCGAGACGGTACGGAAGGTGGCACGGACCACCGCCAACATGACCGCGCTGCTCGCCGACGAACCGGACTTCGTCTACACCATGTCCCAGGCCCAGCAGTACGCCTGGATCAAGGAGCACCGGCCCGAGGTCTACGCCCGGGTCAAAGAGGCCGTCGCCGAGGGCCGGTTCGTGCCCACCGGCGGAATGTGGGTGGAGTCGGACACCAACATGCCCGGGTCGGAGGCGATGGCCCGCCAGTTCGTGCACGGCAAGCGCTTCTTCCTCGACGAGTTCGGCATCGACAACGACGAGGTGTGGCTGCCGGACACCTTCGGCTTCGCCGCGGGACTGCCGCAGATCATCCGGGCGGCAGGTTCCAGTTCGCTGCTGACCCAGAAGATCTCCTGGAGCCGCACCAACTCCTTCCCGCACCACACCTTCAGCTGGGAAGGCATCGACGGCAGCCGGGTCTTCACCCACTTCCCGCCGGTGGACACCTACAACGCCACCCTGCACGGCCGTGAAGTCGCCCATGCGGCACGGAACTTCCGGGAGAAGGGGACCGCCGGCCGGTCGCTGGCACCGACCGGGCTCGGCGACGGCGGGGGCGGCACCACCCGCGAGATGGTGGCCAAAGCGGCCCGGCTGCGCGACCTGGAGGGGTCGGCCCGGGTGACCTGGGAGTCCCCGGCCGGCTTCTTCGCCAAGGCCCGCGCCGAGTACCCCGAACCGCCCGTGTGGGTGGGGGAGCTGTACCTGGAACTGCACCGGGGCACGCTCACCAGCCAGGCCGGCACCAAGCAGGGCAACCGCCGCAGCGAGCACCTGCTGCGCGAGGCCGAACTCTGGTCGGCCACCGCCGCCGTACGCGCCGGACTGCCCTACCCGTACGAGCGGTTGGACCGGATCTGGAAGACGGTGCTGCTGCACCAGTTCCACGACATCCTGCCCGGTTCGTCCATCGCCTGGGTCCACCGCGAGGCCCGCCGCACCTACGCCGCCGTCGCCGAGGAACTGCTGGCTCTCATCGAGGCCGCCCAACGCGCCCTGGCCGCAGCCGCGTCGGGGGAGGAAAGCGGCACCCTGGTCTTCAACGCGGCGCCGCACGCAAGGTCCGGTGTGCCGGCCGGCGGCGCCGGACCGGCGGCCGGCGGCGACGCGGAAGGCACCGTCACCGCGGCCCCGCGCCCCGGCGGCGGCCACATCCTCGACAACGGCCTGCTCCGGGTGGAGATCGACGCCCACGGGCTGGTGGTCTCGGTCCGCGATCTCGCCGCCGACCGGGAAACCCTCGCCCCGGGCCGGCCGGCCAACCTGCTCCAGCTCCACCCCGACTTCCCCGCCATGTGGGACGCCTGGGACGTGGACGCCTACTACCGCAACACCGTCACGGACCTGACCGCCGCGGACAGCGTCGAGCTGACCGGCGAAGGACCGCGGACCGCGTCCGTGCGCGTGGAGCGGTCCTTCGGCCGGTCGCACGCGGTGCAGGTGCTCACCCTCGCCGCCGGCCGGCGGGGCCTCGACATCGAGACCGAGGTGGACTGGCACGAGACGGAGAAGTTCCTGAAGGTGGCTTTCCCGCTGGATGTGCACGCCGACCGGTACGCCGCCGAGACGCAGTTCGGCCACGTCTACCGGCCGACCCACACCAACACCAGCTGGGACGCGGCCCGCTTCGAGGCGTGCAACCACCGCTTCCTGCACCTGGCGGAACCCGGCTGGGGCGTCGCCCTGGTCACCGACTCCACCTACGGCCACGACGTCAGCCGGCCCGCCCGCGACAGCGACCACGGCGGCACCACCACGGTGCGGCTGTCGCTGCTGCGCGCGCCCCGCTACCCGGACCCGGAAACCGACCAGGGCGTGCACCGCTTCGGCTACGCGCTGCTCCCCGGCGCGACCATCGCCGACGCTGTCCGCGAGGGCTACCGCATCCATCTGCCCGCGCGCCGCACCGAAGGCACCGGCACCGTCGTGCCCCTGGTCGAGGTGGACCGGCCCGGCGTGGTGATCAGCGCGGTCAAACTCGCCGACGACGGCAGCGGCGATGTCGTCGTCCGCCTCTACGAGGCCGAAGGCGCCCGCGCCCGCGCCACCCTGACGGCCAACTTCGCTCTTGCGACCGCCACCGTCTGCGACCTCCTGGAGCGCCCCCTGCCCGAAGTACGGCCGCCGGCCGTGCACGGCACGGCCGTCGCACTGGCCCTGCGCCCCTTCGAGATGATCACCCTCCGCCTCCCCAGGGGCGACAGCGACCCCGTGACGCCCTGA
- a CDS encoding LuxR C-terminal-related transcriptional regulator, whose amino-acid sequence MLGLDHWQETAYFALLDGPALGLDELVGRSGLEHDVLKGALTRLEDRGLISRLSGRPARWTALPPEHAIEVLLLARERDIRRVRALTQWLAEKHRKGRIGQDAAALIEVITGPEGVALCGQQLFNSAEREVRGIDAPPYAQAKDGSSVNSSANVASRGVRSRFIYGQDNLTLPGTIGRIEHDVSHGEEVRILPHAPMKIILSDDQAGLIPLVATPQVLDSCILVRPSALLDALSALFETLWQQAQQYVTGGVTDDGTADTDGTLTEDERRILSLLAVGLSDEAIARQLGIGLRTVQRRVQALLVRLGAGSRFQAGVLAAGRGWWRPPA is encoded by the coding sequence GTGCTCGGACTCGATCACTGGCAGGAGACGGCGTACTTCGCACTGCTGGACGGTCCCGCGCTGGGACTGGACGAACTGGTGGGCCGCAGTGGCCTGGAACACGACGTGCTCAAAGGCGCGCTGACCCGTCTGGAGGACCGGGGGCTGATCTCCCGGCTCTCCGGCCGGCCCGCCCGCTGGACGGCGCTGCCGCCGGAGCACGCCATCGAGGTGCTGCTGCTGGCCCGGGAGCGGGACATCCGACGGGTCCGCGCGCTCACCCAGTGGCTGGCCGAGAAGCACCGCAAGGGGCGGATCGGGCAGGACGCGGCGGCCCTGATCGAGGTGATCACCGGCCCGGAGGGCGTGGCGCTGTGCGGACAGCAGCTCTTCAACAGCGCCGAGCGCGAGGTCCGCGGCATCGACGCGCCGCCCTACGCACAGGCCAAGGACGGTTCTTCGGTGAACTCCAGCGCCAACGTCGCCTCCCGGGGGGTCCGCAGCCGCTTCATCTACGGCCAGGACAATCTCACCCTGCCCGGCACCATCGGGCGGATCGAGCACGACGTCTCGCACGGCGAGGAGGTGCGGATCCTGCCGCACGCGCCGATGAAGATCATCCTCTCCGACGACCAGGCCGGGCTGATCCCGCTGGTGGCGACGCCCCAAGTGCTGGACTCCTGCATCCTGGTACGCCCCTCGGCGCTGCTGGACGCCCTGTCGGCGCTCTTCGAGACGCTCTGGCAGCAGGCCCAGCAGTACGTGACCGGCGGTGTCACCGACGACGGCACCGCCGACACGGACGGGACACTCACCGAGGACGAGCGCCGCATCCTCTCCCTGCTCGCGGTCGGCCTGTCCGACGAGGCGATCGCCCGCCAGCTGGGCATCGGGCTGCGGACGGTACAGCGCAGGGTGCAGGCGCTGCTGGTACGCCTCGGCGCGGGCAGCAGATTCCAGGCGGGTGTGCTGGCGGCCGGCCGCGGCTGGTGGCGGCCACCGGCCTGA
- a CDS encoding carboxypeptidase regulatory-like domain-containing protein, with the protein MALFALLAVLLPQSATADSGSSGSPAAGASGTVSAEPLCGAPKPGAFSCFSFRRTDVRHALGLQRAGAAAAPDGLSPADLHSAYNLPADGGDGATIAIIDAYDDPTAEADLAVYRQQYGLPACTAESGCFRKVDQRGGADYPQPDDGWAGEISLDLDMVSAVAPAAKILLVEADDNNTDSLGTAVNTAVALGAQYVSNSYGSYTDDPSEPAIDAAYFDHPGTAVVFSSGDGGYGVTYPASSPYVTSVGGTSLRRDSSSRGWSESVWNSVVTHADGSQSWGAPGSGCSQVEAKPAFQTDAGCAGRTVADVSAVSDPQTGVAVYNSYSDAGWNVYGGTSAAAPIIAGTYALAGRPVAGTYANSYPYQTRSALNDVTTGDDASCPNSSLCGFGTTADCDPAYLCAAQPGYDGPTGLGTPNGVAAFKPGPHADVHGTVTDAATGKPVAGAAVDVGDYHTVSGKDGSYRLDIPAGDYPAKAGAFGYADQDLGTLHLPDGTDLVKDIALTAVPSQVISGTVKDSGHGWGVYARITLDGVPGETYSDPATGAYRITVPMNRDYTVEVTPLAAGYQPVSQAVTVADKPVSGVDLVPPLNDHGTLPAGYRIGYHGGEQQHFDAATAPSGWTVKNNTAAGGWQFEDTLNRGNQTGGTGHFAQVDDFALGWAPVDTELISPSYDFSKEKTPQLDFESALPPLYRLDGATADVDVSTDGGTDWTTVWHHDDVVDGPSHQSVPLDAFAGKSSVKIRFHFTGGLTGIWEVDDVAIGTRSLQALPGGLLVGHVTDANTGAGVPGASVTSDAAPADTTRAVVSPGDPALGDGVYWLFSGLTGKRGFTADLAAFGYPAVSSKINVAADKATSADFALHPAKLATAESSVSTPVAWGDSKTVNVTLTNTGGSPVTFSLGEQGLGSGAAQATAAPGTSAPSRITPDTAMPKAARNSGAAPTASTAARSAATTAGQSWQSLTDLPTAVSGGLAAVNDGVLYAGLGATADGIWSTDFRSYDESTGTWKQLASPVTLRFAPAYGFIRGKLYVVGGRDRAGIGIRGGEVYDPASNTWSQIADAPLGFGASGAGVVGDKLYVIGGCTIAVGCGTTDVQIYNPATDTWTSGKTYPEPISFPSCGTVEGTLTCAGGAYEPLAGGVYDTADTYQLNAATGAWKRVADAPGDFWGAAGTSADGRLLVAGGAQVSTDTVIGRSYAYDPGDDSWSALPGLPQPLALAQAAPGWYVIGGEDAAGVNTATAIKLPGLDTPHADVPWLSESAKSLTLKGGKSVTVKLTLDATTMGAADVGDHRAALVVDSDTPYASVTVPVTMSVTAPAGWGQLAGTVTGTTSGGAVPLPGAVVEVDSKNGGTTLTTDAQGGYRLWRPVSDGKLTVIVAADAYRPATRTVKLVKGGTVTADFALAPR; encoded by the coding sequence GTGGCCCTGTTCGCCCTGCTCGCTGTGCTGCTGCCGCAGAGCGCCACCGCCGACTCCGGCAGCTCCGGCTCCCCTGCCGCCGGCGCCTCCGGCACCGTGTCCGCCGAACCGCTGTGCGGCGCCCCCAAGCCCGGCGCGTTCAGCTGCTTCTCCTTCCGCCGCACCGACGTGCGCCACGCGCTCGGCCTGCAGCGCGCGGGTGCCGCCGCGGCCCCCGACGGCCTGTCCCCCGCCGACCTGCACTCGGCGTACAACCTGCCCGCCGACGGCGGGGACGGCGCCACCATCGCGATCATCGACGCCTACGACGACCCGACCGCGGAAGCGGACCTGGCGGTCTACCGCCAGCAGTACGGGCTGCCCGCGTGCACCGCGGAGAGCGGCTGCTTCCGCAAGGTCGACCAGCGCGGAGGCGCCGACTACCCGCAGCCGGACGACGGCTGGGCCGGTGAGATCTCGCTCGACCTCGACATGGTCTCGGCCGTCGCCCCGGCGGCGAAGATCCTGCTGGTCGAGGCGGACGACAACAACACCGACTCGCTGGGCACCGCGGTCAACACCGCGGTCGCCCTCGGCGCCCAGTACGTCTCCAACTCCTACGGCTCGTACACCGACGACCCGAGCGAACCGGCCATCGACGCCGCCTACTTCGACCACCCCGGCACCGCCGTGGTCTTCTCCTCCGGCGACGGCGGCTACGGCGTCACCTACCCGGCGTCCTCGCCGTACGTCACCTCGGTCGGCGGCACCTCGCTGCGGCGCGACAGCAGTTCGCGCGGCTGGAGCGAGTCGGTGTGGAACTCGGTCGTCACGCACGCCGACGGCAGCCAGTCCTGGGGCGCGCCCGGCTCCGGCTGCTCGCAGGTCGAGGCGAAGCCCGCCTTCCAGACCGACGCCGGCTGCGCCGGACGCACGGTCGCCGACGTCAGCGCGGTCTCCGACCCGCAGACCGGTGTGGCGGTCTACAACAGCTACTCCGACGCCGGCTGGAACGTCTACGGCGGCACCAGCGCCGCCGCGCCGATCATCGCCGGCACCTACGCGCTGGCCGGCCGCCCGGTCGCCGGCACGTACGCCAACTCCTACCCGTACCAGACCCGTTCGGCGCTGAACGACGTGACGACCGGCGATGACGCCAGTTGCCCGAACTCCTCGCTGTGCGGCTTCGGTACGACCGCGGACTGCGACCCGGCGTATCTGTGCGCGGCGCAGCCCGGCTACGACGGACCCACCGGCCTCGGCACCCCCAACGGGGTGGCCGCGTTCAAGCCCGGTCCGCACGCCGATGTGCACGGTACGGTGACCGACGCGGCGACCGGCAAGCCGGTGGCCGGGGCTGCGGTCGATGTGGGTGACTACCACACGGTCAGTGGCAAGGACGGCAGCTACCGGCTGGACATTCCGGCGGGCGACTACCCGGCCAAGGCCGGCGCGTTCGGTTACGCCGACCAGGATCTCGGCACCCTCCACCTCCCGGACGGCACCGACCTGGTGAAGGACATCGCGCTCACCGCGGTGCCGTCGCAGGTCATCTCCGGCACGGTCAAGGACAGCGGCCACGGCTGGGGCGTCTACGCGAGGATCACCCTGGACGGCGTGCCGGGCGAGACGTACAGCGACCCGGCGACCGGCGCGTACCGGATCACCGTGCCGATGAACCGCGACTACACGGTCGAGGTCACCCCGCTGGCGGCCGGTTACCAGCCGGTGTCGCAGGCGGTCACGGTGGCGGACAAGCCGGTCTCCGGCGTCGACCTCGTACCGCCGCTGAACGACCACGGCACCCTGCCGGCCGGCTACCGGATCGGCTACCACGGTGGCGAGCAGCAGCACTTCGACGCCGCCACCGCCCCGAGCGGCTGGACGGTCAAGAACAACACCGCGGCCGGCGGCTGGCAGTTCGAGGACACCCTCAACCGCGGCAACCAGACCGGTGGCACCGGCCACTTCGCCCAGGTGGACGACTTCGCGCTCGGCTGGGCCCCGGTCGACACCGAACTCATCAGCCCCAGCTACGACTTCAGCAAGGAGAAGACCCCGCAGCTGGACTTCGAGTCCGCGCTGCCACCGCTCTACCGGCTGGACGGCGCGACCGCGGACGTGGACGTCAGCACCGACGGCGGCACCGACTGGACCACCGTCTGGCACCACGACGACGTGGTGGACGGCCCCTCCCACCAGAGCGTGCCGCTGGACGCCTTCGCCGGCAAGTCCTCGGTGAAGATCCGCTTCCACTTCACCGGCGGCCTCACCGGCATCTGGGAGGTGGACGACGTGGCCATCGGCACCCGCAGCCTGCAGGCGCTGCCCGGTGGTCTGCTCGTCGGCCATGTCACCGACGCCAACACCGGGGCCGGCGTGCCCGGCGCCTCGGTGACCAGCGACGCGGCTCCCGCCGACACCACCCGCGCGGTGGTCTCCCCCGGCGACCCGGCGCTCGGCGACGGCGTCTACTGGCTCTTCTCCGGTCTGACCGGCAAGCGCGGCTTCACCGCCGACCTGGCCGCCTTCGGCTACCCGGCGGTCAGTTCGAAGATCAACGTCGCGGCGGACAAGGCCACGTCGGCCGACTTCGCGCTCCACCCCGCCAAGCTGGCCACCGCCGAGTCCTCGGTCTCGACACCGGTGGCGTGGGGGGACAGCAAGACCGTCAATGTGACGCTGACCAACACCGGCGGTTCCCCGGTCACCTTCTCGCTGGGTGAGCAGGGCCTCGGTTCCGGCGCGGCGCAGGCGACGGCGGCTCCGGGCACCTCGGCGCCCAGCCGGATCACCCCGGACACGGCCATGCCCAAGGCCGCGCGCAACAGCGGCGCGGCGCCCACCGCGAGTACCGCCGCCAGGTCCGCGGCCACCACCGCGGGGCAGTCCTGGCAGTCGCTCACCGACCTCCCGACGGCGGTCTCCGGCGGTCTGGCCGCGGTGAACGACGGGGTGCTCTACGCCGGTCTCGGCGCGACCGCGGACGGCATCTGGAGCACCGACTTCCGCTCCTACGACGAGTCGACCGGCACCTGGAAGCAGCTGGCCTCCCCGGTCACCCTGCGGTTCGCGCCGGCCTACGGCTTCATCCGCGGCAAGCTCTACGTGGTCGGCGGCCGTGACCGGGCGGGTATCGGCATCCGCGGCGGCGAGGTCTACGACCCGGCGAGCAACACCTGGTCGCAGATCGCCGACGCCCCGCTCGGTTTCGGTGCCTCCGGCGCCGGTGTCGTGGGCGACAAGCTGTACGTCATCGGCGGCTGCACCATCGCGGTCGGCTGCGGCACCACCGACGTCCAGATCTACAACCCGGCCACCGACACCTGGACCAGCGGCAAGACCTACCCGGAGCCGATCTCGTTCCCGTCCTGCGGCACCGTGGAAGGCACCCTCACCTGCGCCGGCGGCGCGTACGAGCCGCTGGCCGGCGGTGTCTACGACACCGCGGACACCTACCAGCTCAACGCGGCCACCGGTGCGTGGAAGCGGGTCGCGGACGCCCCTGGCGACTTCTGGGGCGCGGCCGGCACCAGCGCCGACGGACGGCTGCTGGTGGCGGGCGGCGCGCAGGTCAGCACCGACACGGTGATCGGCCGGTCCTACGCGTACGACCCGGGCGACGACAGCTGGTCGGCACTGCCCGGGCTGCCGCAGCCGCTGGCGCTGGCCCAGGCCGCTCCCGGCTGGTACGTGATCGGCGGCGAGGACGCGGCCGGCGTCAACACCGCCACCGCGATCAAGCTGCCCGGTCTGGACACGCCGCACGCCGACGTGCCGTGGCTGTCGGAGAGCGCCAAGTCGCTGACGCTGAAGGGCGGCAAGTCTGTCACGGTCAAGCTGACGCTGGACGCGACCACGATGGGCGCCGCCGACGTCGGCGACCACCGGGCCGCCCTGGTGGTGGACAGCGACACCCCGTACGCGTCGGTCACCGTGCCGGTCACCATGTCGGTGACCGCACCGGCCGGCTGGGGGCAGTTGGCCGGCACCGTCACCGGCACCACGAGCGGGGGCGCGGTACCGCTGCCCGGCGCGGTGGTGGAGGTCGACTCCAAGAACGGCGGCACCACGCTGACCACCGACGCCCAGGGCGGCTACCGGCTCTGGCGGCCGGTCTCCGACGGCAAGCTGACGGTCATCGTGGCGGCGGACGCCTACCGGCCGGCCACCCGGACGGTCAAGCTGGTCAAGGGAGGTACGGTCACCGCCGACTTCGCCCTGGCTCCCCGCTAG
- a CDS encoding GNAT family N-acetyltransferase, with protein sequence MTTPLPLPLPLPGSGNPLAAPVAVPAPALFLASDDLLPRVRPATDADLPELHRLDKEVFQEHAYPYFVLRQFYDLYRDDLFVVDDGRTLLGYVLSGAASDRSRSWILGLAIDRRWRGHGLGRRLMAESLRRLRGQGVREVWLTVEPGNATAIELYVSLGFSYVDRRSGYFGPAADRLLMVLPLGS encoded by the coding sequence ATGACCACCCCTCTTCCTCTTCCTCTTCCTCTTCCCGGGTCCGGGAATCCGCTGGCCGCGCCGGTCGCGGTTCCCGCGCCGGCGCTCTTCCTGGCCTCCGACGACCTGCTGCCGCGGGTGCGGCCGGCCACCGACGCCGACCTGCCGGAACTACACCGCCTCGACAAGGAGGTCTTCCAGGAGCACGCCTACCCCTACTTCGTGCTCCGCCAGTTCTACGACCTGTACCGCGACGACCTGTTCGTGGTGGACGACGGCCGTACCCTGCTCGGCTATGTGCTGTCCGGCGCCGCCTCGGACCGCAGCCGCAGCTGGATCCTGGGCCTGGCGATCGACCGGCGGTGGCGCGGCCACGGCCTGGGCCGGCGGCTGATGGCGGAGTCGCTGCGCAGATTACGCGGGCAGGGGGTCCGCGAGGTGTGGCTGACGGTCGAGCCCGGCAACGCCACCGCCATCGAGCTCTATGTCTCGCTCGGCTTCTCGTACGTCGACCGCCGCAGCGGGTACTTCGGACCGGCCGCCGACAGGCTGCTGATGGTGCTGCCGCTCGGGTCCTGA
- a CDS encoding SCO2525 family SAM-dependent methyltransferase: MDLRTPHVMNVDPRAAERKLNSEAPWDSFDPAAYIDHNYGHLRSDDAKILEVVRKHFSDHFRGRPDKRGEEVRGIDVGAGANLYPALSMLPWCDEITLFERSAANVEYLIGQREGYDGHWDQFWDALCAQAAYGERVKDPRDAFRRAVRVERGNLFDLHDRPAHWSVGTMFFVAESMSTSYEEFETGVERFMRALAPGAPFAAAFMEGSLGYNVGEHSFPACSVTETEVRKSLSVFAEGEVEITPIGMPGGALRPGYEGMIVACGRRSTKE; this comes from the coding sequence ATGGATCTCAGAACGCCCCACGTAATGAATGTCGACCCGCGCGCGGCCGAGCGGAAGCTGAATTCCGAGGCGCCGTGGGACTCATTCGACCCGGCCGCTTACATTGATCACAATTACGGCCACCTGCGTTCCGACGACGCGAAGATCCTGGAAGTCGTACGGAAGCATTTCAGTGATCACTTTCGGGGCAGGCCGGACAAGCGTGGCGAAGAGGTCCGCGGTATCGACGTGGGGGCCGGCGCGAACCTCTACCCGGCACTGTCCATGCTTCCCTGGTGCGACGAGATCACCCTCTTCGAACGCTCCGCGGCCAACGTGGAGTACCTCATCGGGCAGCGCGAGGGGTACGACGGGCACTGGGACCAGTTCTGGGACGCGCTGTGCGCGCAGGCGGCGTACGGCGAGCGGGTGAAGGACCCCCGCGACGCGTTCCGCCGGGCCGTCCGGGTCGAGCGCGGGAATCTCTTCGACCTCCACGACCGCCCCGCCCACTGGTCCGTCGGCACCATGTTCTTCGTCGCCGAGTCCATGTCGACCTCCTATGAGGAGTTCGAGACCGGCGTCGAGCGGTTCATGCGCGCCCTGGCGCCAGGTGCCCCCTTCGCCGCGGCTTTCATGGAGGGCTCGCTGGGGTACAACGTCGGAGAGCACTCCTTCCCCGCGTGCAGCGTGACGGAGACCGAGGTGCGCAAGAGCCTCAGCGTGTTCGCGGAGGGGGAGGTCGAGATCACGCCCATCGGCATGCCGGGCGGCGCCCTGCGCCCCGGCTACGAAGGCATGATCGTGGCGTGCGGACGCCGCAGCACCAAAGAGTAG